The proteins below come from a single Triticum aestivum cultivar Chinese Spring chromosome 5D, IWGSC CS RefSeq v2.1, whole genome shotgun sequence genomic window:
- the LOC123121355 gene encoding uncharacterized protein isoform X2 → MDPEPRRWAATYTTQVRQKRKAYHDGVLLLRPDSRRLVLLDDAGVTIDARSLRAGESVSEGASVEFPCHLVDVGEAQRVPTTARPGRPSEPAAPRAAHRGGARARQSAANTCAPRAFVKPPKSGAGKTEATGSGCARSAGSTSQEWSAMYTTQVSQKAKRYHDGFLKLVQSGLYSKQIVLLDEEGQVLGTRHLKSGECVESGKKCSFPGYLIEIGKATNLNKGGDPKSSEEHMMQTRPKGVENANSKMGIGTTSSLKFISPQKFHCFDKSKSEATSGSNKPELGKSEVAAAGSTGSLMGSADSSFKEVEWSVLYTAQLIQKAKKFHDGVIRLVQAGPNVKQILLLDEEGGVLGTRYFNSGESIECGKRCQFPNYIIEVTELRNKMKDVEHTHAAGEASSHTVPKNGENTREKDDKSKSPKFVSPFRLHDHRKTKTRSTTDSNKPQVGKSACSNVGDPLNYHVFTDLQRGKPDCTVGYRRTDLGSTSSDIDNQHKFNDFADNQRGTSEFSTSKSTFNDLGKSAFGGMDDPHKFDDFADTQRGTSGFSTSYNRPEVGKSTFNDLGKSTFGGMDDPHKFDDIHRGKSGFSTSYNRPEVDKSILNRMDDPLKFCGLRDGKSVCPTSFVGREVGKLTFGNADDSLRTASQILSIMKPPAGLSHFATQLRTSVQSCLKLDTAQAKNSVITHNRNELSGNAYRSYNHQAIMKPPAFDASDLELIDLPGSEMCNANEQKLVSSGNLNTVNCNGTGSAPISNVTSMPNLREDKSGTADQLGANNTAEDPKYDSGPSRTCRDPTIQDLIDDCPSFDLGF, encoded by the exons ATGGACCCGGAGCCGCGGCGGTGGGCGGCGACGTACACCACGCAGGTGAGGCAGAAGCGCAAGGCCTACCACGACGgggtcctcctcctccgcccggactcccgccgcctcgtcctcctcgaCGACGCCGGTGTCACCATCGACGCCAGGTCCCTCCGCGCCGGCGAGTCCGTGTCCGAGGGCGCCTCCGTCGAGTTCCCGTGCCACCTCGTCGACGTCGGCGAGGCCCAGCGCGTCCCCACCACCGCCCGCCCCGGAAGGCCCTCCGAGCCCGCCGCTCCCAGAGCCGCCCACCGCGGCGGCGCCAGGGCGCGTCAGAgcgcggccaacacctgcgctccccgcgcgtTCGTGAAACCTCCCAAGAGCGGCGCCGGCAAGACCGAAGCCACGGGCTCCGGCTGCGCCAGGTCCGCCGGTTCGACGTCCCAAG AGTGGAGCGCGATGTACACCACCCAGGTTTCGCAGAAGGCTAAGAGGTATCACGACGGTTTCCTGAAGCTCGTTCAATCTGGGTTGTATTCCAAGCAG ATCGTTTTGCTGGATGAAGAGGGCCAAGTACTGGGGACCAGGCACCTCAAGTCAGGGGAGTGTGTGGAAAGCGGCAAGAAATGCAGTTTTCCTGGCTATCTGATTGAGATCGGCAAGGCCACAAATCTAAACAAAG GTGGAGATCCTAAATCTTCAGAAGAACACATGATGCAGACAAGACCAAAGGGAGTGGAGAATGCGAATAGCAAAATGGGAATTGGAACAACAAGTTCCCTGAAATTCATCAGTCCACAGAAGTTCCATT GTTTTGACAAGAGTAAATCAGAAGCCACTTCTGGTTCTAACAAGCCAGAGCTTGGAAAGAGTGAAGTTGCAGCTGCTGGCAGCACAGGGAGCCTTATGGGTTCGGCAGACTCAAGTTTCAAAG AAGTGGAATGGAGTGTCTTATACACCGCCCAACTAATTCAAAAGGCAAAGAAGTTTCATGATGGCGTTATAAGGCTTGTCCAAGCTGGTCCAAATGTAAAGCAG ATTCTTTTACTGGATGAAGAAGGTGGAGTGCTTGGCACCAGATATTTCAATTCAGGTGAATCTATTGAATGTGGAAAGAGATGTCAGTTTCCTAATTATATTATCGAAGTCACTGAGCTCAGAAATAAAATGAAAG ATGTAGAACATACACATGCTGCTGGGGAGGCTTCAAGTCACACAGTGCCTAAGAATGGAGAGAATACGCGTGAAAAGGATGACAAAAGTAAATCTCCAAAGTTTGTTAGTCCATTCAGGCTCCATG ATCATCGGAAGACTAAAACAAGAAGCACTACCGACTCTAACAAGCCACAGGTCGGAAAATCAGCATGTAGTAACGTGGGCGATCCACTTAACTATCATG TATTTACAGATCTTCAGAGGGGTAAACCAGATTGCACGGTTGGTTACAGAAGAACAGACCTGGGGTCAACATCTAGTGACATCGATAATCAACATAAATTCAATG ATTTTGCAGATAACCAGAGGGGCACATCAGAATTTTCTACCAGCAAATCAACATTTAATGACCTGGGAAAATCAGCATTTGGTGGCATGGATGATCCACATAAATTTGATG ATTTTGCAGACACCCAGAGGGGTACATCAGGATTTTCTACCAGTTATAACCGGCCAGAAGTTGGCAAATCAACATTTAATGACCTGGGAAAATCAACATTTGGTGGCATGGATGATCCGCATAAATTTGATG ATATCCATAGGGGTAAGTCAGGATTTTCTACCAGCTATAACCGGCCAGAAGTTGACAAATCAATTCTTAATAGAATGGATGATCCACTAAAATTTTGTG GTCTTCGGGATGGGAAATCAGTGTGTCCCACTAGTTTTGTCGGGAGAGAGGTTGGAAAATTAACATTTGGCAACGCTGATGATTCTTTACGGACTG CTTCCCAAATACTATCTATCATGAAGCCCCCAGCTGGATTGTCTCACTTCGCTACCCAGCTTCGTACATCTGTGCAATCTTGCTTGAAGCTGGATACTGCACAGGCAAAGAACTCAGTAATCACTCATAATAGGAATGAATTATCAGGGAATGCGTATCGAAGTTACAATCATCAGGCCATCAT GAAACCACCAGCTTTTGATGCTTCGGACTTGGAATTGATAGATCTCCCAGGATCTGAGATGTGCAATGCAAACGAGCAGAAACTAGTATCGTCAGGCAATCTTAACACTGTAAACTGTAATGGTACAG GTTCTGCGCCAATTTCGAATGTCACTAGCATGCCAAACTTGCGAGAAGACAAAAGTGGAACTGCAGATCAG CTCGGCGCAAATAACACAGCAGAGGACCCCAAATATGACAGTGGCCCTTCTCGTACATGTAGAGATCCCACGATCCAGGATTTGATAGATGACTGCCCTTCTTTTGATCTTGGCTTCTAA
- the LOC123121357 gene encoding THO complex subunit 6 has translation MAAATATVQAQPGLDAREWDEAAYRRGILRERDLSCRTLFRAVFYDQRDEPDPDVLLAAASSDGSLASFSLSSCIASSASAHAAPQPAAAALVDPVCIVQAHSGPVYDAKFYNDPIQPLLFSCGDDGHIRGWRWHEMQSCLLPLSLQGDHVEPILDLVNPQHEGPWGARSPIPENNAIAISKQDGSLFAAAGDACAYCWDVESGKCKMTFKGHTDYLHSIAVREANHQVVTGSEDGTARIWDCRSGKCTQTIRPVQNKKTEGSWVGCIAIDASESWLACGTSSGISVWSLLSNECIFNADCGAPVQDLLFDKNQILAVGAEPALSRFTINGVVVSQIKCAPPSAFSVSMHSSGMAAVAGHGGLVDVISGFGSHLCAFRCRGLDR, from the exons atggcggcggcgacggcgacggtgcagGCGCAGCCAGGACTCGACGCGCGCGAGTGGGACGAGGCGGCGTACCGGCGGGGCATCCTGCGGGAGCGCGACCTCTCCTGCCGCACCCTCTTCCGCGCCGTCTTCTACGACCAGCGCGACGAACCCGACCCGgacgtcctcctcgccgccgcctccagcgACGGCTCCCTCGCGTCCTTCTCGCTGTCCTCCTgcatcgcctcctccgcctccgcccacGCCGCCCCCCAG ccggccgccgccgcgctggTCGACCCCGTCTGCATCGTCCAAGCGCATAGCGGCCCCGTCTACGACGCCAAGTTCTACAACGATCCGATTCAGCCGCTGCTCTTCAG CTGCGGGGATGACGGCCACATTCGGGGTTGGAGATGGCACGAGATGCAGAGCTGCCTTCTGCCACTCTCTCTGCAAG GGGATCATGTTGAACCAATACTTGACTTGGTTAACCCTCAGCATGA AGGCCCTTGGGGTGCACGGTCTCCAATACCAGAAAATAATGCCATTGCAATTAGCAAACAG GATGGATCTCTTTTCGCAGCAGCGGGTGATGCATGTGCTTATTGCTGGGATGTG GAAAGTGGCAAGTGTAAAATGACCTTTAAGGGGCATACTGACTATTTGCATAGTATCGCAGTTCGTGAGGCAAACCACCAG GTGGTAACTGGATCAGAAGATGGGACAGCCCGCATCTGGG ATTGCAGAAGTGGGAAGTGTACGCAGACGATACGTCCAGTACAGAACAAGAAAACTGAGGGCTCGTGGGTCGGTTGCATTGCCATTGATGCGAGTGAAAGTTGGCTG GCTTGTGGTACTTCTAGTGGTATATCAGTTTGGAGTCTTCTTTCAAATGAGTGCATCTTTAACGCAGATTGTGGTGCTCCTGTTCAAGATTTGTTGTTTGACAAAAATCAA ATTTTAGCGGTCGGCGCTGAACCTGCTCTCTCCCGTTTCACGATCAACGGGGTTGTTGTTTCGCAAATAAAGTGCGCTCCTCCATCGGCATTTTCTGTCTCCATGCATTCGTCCGGG ATGGCAGCTGTTGCTGGGCATGGGGGTCTGGTGGATGTCATCTCTGGATTTGGGAGCCATCTCTGCGCGTTTCGCTGCCGTGGCCTGGATAGGTAA
- the LOC123121355 gene encoding uncharacterized protein isoform X1, translating into MDPEPRRWAATYTTQVRQKRKAYHDGVLLLRPDSRRLVLLDDAGVTIDARSLRAGESVSEGASVEFPCHLVDVGEAQRVPTTARPGRPSEPAAPRAAHRGGARARQSAANTCAPRAFVKPPKSGAGKTEATGSGCARSAGSTSQEWSAMYTTQVSQKAKRYHDGFLKLVQSGLYSKQIVLLDEEGQVLGTRHLKSGECVESGKKCSFPGYLIEIGKATNLNKGGDPKSSEEHMMQTRPKGVENANSKMGIGTTSSLKFISPQKFHCFDKSKSEATSGSNKPELGKSEVAAAGSTGSLMGSADSSFKEVEWSVLYTAQLIQKAKKFHDGVIRLVQAGPNVKQILLLDEEGGVLGTRYFNSGESIECGKRCQFPNYIIEVTELRNKMKDVEHTHAAGEASSHTVPKNGENTREKDDKSKSPKFVSPFRLHDHRKTKTRSTTDSNKPQVGKSACSNVGDPLNYHVFTDLQRGKPDCTVGYRRTDLGSTSSDIDNQHKFNDFADNQRGTSEFSTSKSTFNDLGKSAFGGMDDPHKFDDFADTQRGTSGFSTSYNRPEVGKSTFNDLGKSTFGGMDDPHKFDDFADIHRGKSGFSTSYNRPEVDKSILNRMDDPLKFCGLRDGKSVCPTSFVGREVGKLTFGNADDSLRTASQILSIMKPPAGLSHFATQLRTSVQSCLKLDTAQAKNSVITHNRNELSGNAYRSYNHQAIMKPPAFDASDLELIDLPGSEMCNANEQKLVSSGNLNTVNCNGTGSAPISNVTSMPNLREDKSGTADQLGANNTAEDPKYDSGPSRTCRDPTIQDLIDDCPSFDLGF; encoded by the exons ATGGACCCGGAGCCGCGGCGGTGGGCGGCGACGTACACCACGCAGGTGAGGCAGAAGCGCAAGGCCTACCACGACGgggtcctcctcctccgcccggactcccgccgcctcgtcctcctcgaCGACGCCGGTGTCACCATCGACGCCAGGTCCCTCCGCGCCGGCGAGTCCGTGTCCGAGGGCGCCTCCGTCGAGTTCCCGTGCCACCTCGTCGACGTCGGCGAGGCCCAGCGCGTCCCCACCACCGCCCGCCCCGGAAGGCCCTCCGAGCCCGCCGCTCCCAGAGCCGCCCACCGCGGCGGCGCCAGGGCGCGTCAGAgcgcggccaacacctgcgctccccgcgcgtTCGTGAAACCTCCCAAGAGCGGCGCCGGCAAGACCGAAGCCACGGGCTCCGGCTGCGCCAGGTCCGCCGGTTCGACGTCCCAAG AGTGGAGCGCGATGTACACCACCCAGGTTTCGCAGAAGGCTAAGAGGTATCACGACGGTTTCCTGAAGCTCGTTCAATCTGGGTTGTATTCCAAGCAG ATCGTTTTGCTGGATGAAGAGGGCCAAGTACTGGGGACCAGGCACCTCAAGTCAGGGGAGTGTGTGGAAAGCGGCAAGAAATGCAGTTTTCCTGGCTATCTGATTGAGATCGGCAAGGCCACAAATCTAAACAAAG GTGGAGATCCTAAATCTTCAGAAGAACACATGATGCAGACAAGACCAAAGGGAGTGGAGAATGCGAATAGCAAAATGGGAATTGGAACAACAAGTTCCCTGAAATTCATCAGTCCACAGAAGTTCCATT GTTTTGACAAGAGTAAATCAGAAGCCACTTCTGGTTCTAACAAGCCAGAGCTTGGAAAGAGTGAAGTTGCAGCTGCTGGCAGCACAGGGAGCCTTATGGGTTCGGCAGACTCAAGTTTCAAAG AAGTGGAATGGAGTGTCTTATACACCGCCCAACTAATTCAAAAGGCAAAGAAGTTTCATGATGGCGTTATAAGGCTTGTCCAAGCTGGTCCAAATGTAAAGCAG ATTCTTTTACTGGATGAAGAAGGTGGAGTGCTTGGCACCAGATATTTCAATTCAGGTGAATCTATTGAATGTGGAAAGAGATGTCAGTTTCCTAATTATATTATCGAAGTCACTGAGCTCAGAAATAAAATGAAAG ATGTAGAACATACACATGCTGCTGGGGAGGCTTCAAGTCACACAGTGCCTAAGAATGGAGAGAATACGCGTGAAAAGGATGACAAAAGTAAATCTCCAAAGTTTGTTAGTCCATTCAGGCTCCATG ATCATCGGAAGACTAAAACAAGAAGCACTACCGACTCTAACAAGCCACAGGTCGGAAAATCAGCATGTAGTAACGTGGGCGATCCACTTAACTATCATG TATTTACAGATCTTCAGAGGGGTAAACCAGATTGCACGGTTGGTTACAGAAGAACAGACCTGGGGTCAACATCTAGTGACATCGATAATCAACATAAATTCAATG ATTTTGCAGATAACCAGAGGGGCACATCAGAATTTTCTACCAGCAAATCAACATTTAATGACCTGGGAAAATCAGCATTTGGTGGCATGGATGATCCACATAAATTTGATG ATTTTGCAGACACCCAGAGGGGTACATCAGGATTTTCTACCAGTTATAACCGGCCAGAAGTTGGCAAATCAACATTTAATGACCTGGGAAAATCAACATTTGGTGGCATGGATGATCCGCATAAATTTGATG ATTTTGCAGATATCCATAGGGGTAAGTCAGGATTTTCTACCAGCTATAACCGGCCAGAAGTTGACAAATCAATTCTTAATAGAATGGATGATCCACTAAAATTTTGTG GTCTTCGGGATGGGAAATCAGTGTGTCCCACTAGTTTTGTCGGGAGAGAGGTTGGAAAATTAACATTTGGCAACGCTGATGATTCTTTACGGACTG CTTCCCAAATACTATCTATCATGAAGCCCCCAGCTGGATTGTCTCACTTCGCTACCCAGCTTCGTACATCTGTGCAATCTTGCTTGAAGCTGGATACTGCACAGGCAAAGAACTCAGTAATCACTCATAATAGGAATGAATTATCAGGGAATGCGTATCGAAGTTACAATCATCAGGCCATCAT GAAACCACCAGCTTTTGATGCTTCGGACTTGGAATTGATAGATCTCCCAGGATCTGAGATGTGCAATGCAAACGAGCAGAAACTAGTATCGTCAGGCAATCTTAACACTGTAAACTGTAATGGTACAG GTTCTGCGCCAATTTCGAATGTCACTAGCATGCCAAACTTGCGAGAAGACAAAAGTGGAACTGCAGATCAG CTCGGCGCAAATAACACAGCAGAGGACCCCAAATATGACAGTGGCCCTTCTCGTACATGTAGAGATCCCACGATCCAGGATTTGATAGATGACTGCCCTTCTTTTGATCTTGGCTTCTAA
- the LOC123121356 gene encoding uncharacterized protein, with protein sequence MAAAEARAAWQRAANRCLFQEDAKRAPKLACCPPSMQQHEANSGNPTSPRDCHIPNFMHLNWNPMNSNQPIDAWFLQLQPNFGCHKVLSGDHLNYMGGEANVKKVDSFSPVSTLDDINTKKSECPSEPPWMVSTAFMKQTSEAPCEGCPQTSLKCRGNSNNFLHEDKEVMDFNTFDPLFPKKPKKACYEMDPPWEQDRKSQPWWQVADEEGLASLVAERAMQHIENNDLPKPTQIVRIHGAKLNGHESKDGCGKSSSSSGKESQPQLHDTMMCSYSLSSTNEMNSSDGGGWQQSHKNDAHGGTQDSYSSGDHTPGSKPTYQNQKDAERAQLLDALRHSQTRAREAEVAAKNAHDEKDHVVKLLFRQASHLFACKQWLKMLQLENICLQLRLKEHQIAAMFPELPWTVMKEEKVDPEGERKGRAKKKGRRQNKEGGFCKAIMFAVGVGIVGAGLLLGWTFGWLLPRL encoded by the exons ATGGCGGCGGCAGAAGCGAGAGCTGCTTGGCAACGGGCCGCCAACCGCTGCCTATTTCAGGAGGATGCAAAGAGGGCTCCGAAACTGGCCTGCTGTCCACCGTCGATGCAACAGCATGAAGCAAACAGCGGGAACCCCACCAGTCCGCGAGACTGCCACATCCCAAACTTCATGCATCTGAACTGGAACCCGATGAACTCCAATCAGCCGATAGATGCGTGGTTTCTTCAGCTGCAGCCCAATTTCGGGTGCCACAAGGTGCTTTCTGGTGACCATCTGAATTACATGGGCGGAGAAGCCAATGTGAAGAAAGTGGACAGTTTCTCGCCCGTCTCTACGCTTGACGACATCAACACGAAGAAGAGCGAGTGCCCTTCTGAGCCGCCATGGATGGTCTCAACAGCTTTTATGAAGCAAACATCTGAAGCACCTTGCGAAGGGTGCCCTCAAACGAGTCTCAAGTGCAGAGGAAATTCCAATAACTTCCTTCACGAGGATAAAGAGGTTATGGACTTCAATACTTTTGACCCTTTGTTTCCGAAGAAACCAAAGAAGGCATGCTATGAGATGGATCCACCTTGGGAACAAGACAGGAAGTCTCAGCCCTGGTGGCAAGTagctgacgaggaaggattggcttcGCTTGTTGCAGAAAGAGCAATGCAGCACATTGAGAACAACGATCTGCCAAAACCCACTCAGATAGTGCGTATTCATGGGGCAAAATTGAACGGCCATGAAAGCAAGGATGGCTGTGGgaaatcatcatcttcttctggtAAAGAGTCGCAGCCTCAACTACACGACACTATGATGTGCAGCTATAGCCTCTCAAGCACCAATGAGATGAATTCATCTGACGGTGGAGGCTGGCAACAGTCTCACAAAAATGATGCGCATGG GGGCACGCAGGATTCATATAGTAGTGGTGATCACACACCAGGCAGCAAGCCCACATATCAGAATCAGAAAGACGCCGAGAGGGCCCAGCTACTGGACGCTCTTCGCCATTCGCAGACACGGGCTAGGGAAGCCGAGGTGGCTGCCAAGAATGCTCATGATGAGAAAGACCATGTCGTCAAGCTATTGTTTCGTCAGGCCTCGCACCTCTTTGCGTGTAAGCAGTGGCTGAAAATGCTGCAGCTGGAGAACATATGCCTCCAGCTCAGGTTGAAAGAGCATCAGATAGCAGCCATGTTCCCGGAGCTTCCCTGGACGGTGATGAAGGAGGAGAAGGTGGACCCAGAAGGGGAGCGAAAAGGCAGGGCAAAGAAGAAAGGCAGGAGGCAGAACAAGGAAGGTGGCTTCTGCAAGGCCATCATGTTTGCAGTTGGCGTAGGCATCGTTGGTGCAGGATTGCTCCTTGGCTGGACCTTTGGGTGGCTGCTGCCCAGGTTGTAA
- the LOC123121354 gene encoding CRM-domain containing factor CFM3, chloroplastic/mitochondrial (The sequence of the model RefSeq protein was modified relative to this genomic sequence to represent the inferred CDS: added 41 bases not found in genome assembly), translating to MALLFPPPALSPKPPFPSTLRSTRPRRATCIGSVSSPRPPASASSPSTSSPYKAPALDGGTEIRKKKKRNLKPSFEEQALRRWSARAPSQRASFPWQRQQPQPAHRENEGAEDHEPSSATLRSIVEYFDYDSSEDGGGGVGEGKDKGNDGVAHGEAAHDRDEESRSQPTYLLGSRPVSAPWMHGQEGPTVVGRLLSGPVGGDEEEAVRNGVFDDELDSEDEDEEWVDNSEVLEEEPMTVNLEEELYEDEDSAAPTTSSSFPLDSILEDQASTGGGFDRNMRRSSVSSIVNTLRNSMEESATIGSSEGEDFVQKLGSVLLPWEREEGNAFDGDNRGRHSNTKLAERTIPEPELRRLRDAALRMKERMRVGPGGVTHAIVESIHSKWKVDEVVKMRFEGPPSLNMKRTHEILEDRTGGTVIWRSGRSIVLYRGMNYNLRCVQSYAKIAEVDSSENAGDAIGVVPSSEEHNLQKPTVEHDLQKPIVERNSQKSSADDVKRLKSIMNFSQEATETFDIDSFLDQLGPRYKDWSGRSPIPVDADLLPGLVPGYKPPFRQLPYRTKISLKDKEMTALRRLARQTAPHFALGRNREHQGLAAAIVKVWEKSSTVKIAIKRGVPNTCNDRMAEEIKKLTGGVLVSRNKEYIIFYRGNDFVTPKVRKVLVEQQQHAITQQEQEELARLKASASITAIPKALKNPLVAGTLAETREATSRWGDSLNDELRKKENNRLILAKHTSLLKNMKRKLILAKTKVAKAEMALAKVQEYLSPAELPTDLETVTDEERFLFRRIGLKMKAFLMLGRREVFDGTVQNMHFHWKHRELVKIVVKGKTFEQVKHIAISLEAESGGVLIALDKTTKGYSIIFYRGKNYKRPQVLKPRNLLTRRRAMARSIELQRREALNHHISVLRHKIWKLKSQLVQMRAAGRKQDAELLQTVEDDLSSDDDNIQDEGDEAYLQTYGSDDEDDADDDSNEYL from the exons CCCCTTCCCCTCCACCCTCCGATCGACGCGGCCGCGGCGCGCCACCTGCATCGGCAGCGTCTCCTCCCCTCGCCCTCCCGCTTCGGCATCCTCCCCATCCACCTCCTCGCCGTACAAGGCGCCGGCGCTAGACGGCGGCACGGagataaggaagaagaagaagaggaacctGAAGCCGAGCTTCGAGGAGCAGGCGCTCCGCCGCTGGTCCGCGAGGGCGCCCTCCCAGCGCGCCTCCTTCCCCTGGCAGCGGCAGCAGCCGCAGCCGGCTCACCGAGAAAACGAGGGCGCGGAAGATCATGAGCCCAGTAGCGCCACGCTGCGGTCCATCGTGGAGTACTTCGACTACGACTCCtcggaggatggcggcggcggcgtcggagaGGGCAAGGACAAGGGCAATGACGGCGTGGCCCACGGCGAGGCGGCCCATGACCGGGACGAAGAGTCGCGTTCCCAACCGACCTACCTTCTTGGGAGCCGGCCGGTCTCCGCGCCGTGGATGCACGGGCAAGAAGGACCCACCGTCGTCGGCCGGCTGCTTTCGGGTCCGGTGGGCGGAGACGAGGAAGAGGCTGTCAGGAATGGTGTGTTCGATGATGAGTTAGATTCGGAGGATGAAGACGAAGAGTGGGTGGACAACAGTGAGGTATTGGAAGAAGAGCCAATGACAGTGAACTTAGAAGAGGAATTGTATGAGGATGAGGATTCTGCTGCGCCGACAACAAGTTCTTCTTTTCCGCTGGATTCTATACTGGAGGACCAAGCTTCCACAGGCGGTGGGTTCGACAGGAATATGAGGCGAAGCAGTGTAAGCTCAATTGTCAACACACTCAGGAATTCGATGGAGGAAAGTGCCACAATTGGGAGCTCCGAAGGGGAAGATTTTGTCCAGAAGCTGGGTTCTGTGCTCCTTCCatgggagagggaggaggggaatGCGTTTGATGGTGACAATCGAGGGAGGCATAGCAACACCAAGTTGGCGGAGAGGACTATACCGGAACCAGAGCTGCGGAGGCTTAGAGACGCTGCATTGAGGATGAAGGAGAGGATGAGGGTTGGTCCAGGAGGGGTTACACATGCCATTGTGGAGAGCATCCACAGTAAATGGAAGGTGGACGAGGTGGTCAAGATGAGGTTTGAAGGGCCTCCCAGCCTGAACATGAAGAGAACCCATGAGATACTAGAG GACAGGACTGGAGGAACTGTGATATGGAGGTCAGGGAGGTCGATTGTCTTATATCGAGGAATGAACTACAACCTTCGATGCGTGCAGTCATATGCCAAAATTGCGGAAGTTGATTCGTCTGAAAATGCTGGTGATGCCATTGGTGTTGTACCCAGCTCTGAAGAGCATAACTTGCAAAAGCCAACTGTTGAGCATGATTTGCAAAAGCCAATTGTTGAGCGCAATTCGCAAAAGTCAAGTGCAGACGATGTGAAAAGATTGAAATCTATCATGAATTTCTCTCAAGAAGCTACGGAAACATTTGATATCGATAGCTTCTTAGATCAGTTGGGACCACGGTACAAGGATTGGTCTGGTCGCAGCCCCATCCCTGTGGATGCTGACTTGCTTCCCGGTTTAGTTCCAGGGTACAAGCCACCATTTAGGCAACTTCCTTACAGGACTAAAATTAGTTTGAAAGATAAGGAAATGACAGCTTTGCGTAGACTTGCTAGACAAACTGCTCCACATTTCGCTCTAG GGAGAAACAGGGAACACCAAGGCTTGGCTGCTGCTATTGTTAAAGTATGGGAGAAAAGTTCTACTGTAAAGATTGCCATCAAGAGGGGGGTGCCGAACACATGCAACGATAGAATGGCGGAGGAAATCAAG AAATTGACAGGAGGAGTACTTGTTTCGAGGAACAAGGAGTATATTATTTTCTATAGGGGAAATGACTTCGTGACTCCTAAAGTAAGGAAGGTCTTGGTGGAACAGCAACAACACGCAATTACTCAGCAGGAACAGGAAGAGCTGGCCAGGCTTAAAGCATCAGCCTCAATTACTGCCATCCCCAAAGCATTAAAGAATCCTCTAGTTGCTGGCACTCTTGCAGAAACTAGAGAAGCCACATCTCGATGGGGAGATTCACTTAATGACGAGCTGAGGAAAAAGGAGAATAATCGTTTGATTTTGGCCAAACATACCTCTCTTTTGAAGAACATGAAGAGAAAACTCATTTTG GCGAAAACAAAGGTTGCAAAAGCAGAGATGGCTTTGGCGAAAGTTCAGGAATATCTCTCTCCAGCAGAGCTTCCAACGGATCTGGAAACTGTTACAGACGAGGAGCGTTTCCTATTCCGCAGAATTGGCCTGAAAATGAAGGCCTTTTTGATGCTTG GCAGGCGGGAAGTTTTTGATGGTACTGTGCAAAACATGCACTTCCATTGGAAGCATCGAGAATTGGTCAAAATTGTTGTGAAGGGGAAGACCTTTGAACAAGTTAAACATATTGCTATCTCTCTAGAAGCTGAGAGTGGAGGCGTGCTCATTGCACTCGACAAGACAACAAAAGGATATTCAATCATTTTCTACCGTGGTAAGAACTATAAAAGGCCCCAAGTTTTAAAGCCACGGAACCTATTGACAAGGAGGCGGGCAATGGCACGGTCCATTGAGCTCCAAAGACGAGAG GCATTAAATCATCATATCTCAGTTCTGCGACACAAGATCTGGAAGTTAAAGTCACAGCTT GTACAGATGAGGGCTGCTGGGAGAAAACAGGACGCAGAGTTACTCCAAACGGTTGAGGATGATTTGTCTTCAGATGACGATAATATACAG GATGAAGGGGATGAAGCTTACCTGCAAACTTACGGCAGCGACGATGAGGACGATGCCGACGATGATTCCAACGAATATCTCTGA